In Armatimonadota bacterium, the sequence CGCACACGCGGCGATGGAGGTCGGGCCTTCCATCGAACTGGGAGAAGACCTGTGGGCGAAGATGGTCTACGACTTCGCCGTGGGGTTTCACCGAGAGGATCTCGACCCCGACGAGGTGGTCGGCGCACTCGTACCGATCTACTTCGGCCGGATCGCGGCATTCGCCGCCGAGACCGATTCGAAGACCACCGCCCAAGCCGAAGAGGTGATCGAGCGGCAGGCCCGGGTGTTCGAAGAGTTGAAACCGCGGCTGATCCAGGCGTGGGACCGGGGTTGATGTAACCGTAGCGTGCAGTCCGCGCGGCTGACCTCGTCATGTGGCAGGACGACCGCTGGATGCGATCCGGTGCCGATCCGGATCTGCGACGCGACGCGGCCGCGATCCT encodes:
- a CDS encoding glycosyl transferase, with the translated sequence AHAAMEVGPSIELGEDLWAKMVYDFAVGFHREDLDPDEVVGALVPIYFGRIAAFAAETDSKTTAQAEEVIERQARVFEELKPRLIQAWDRG